In Mongoliitalea daihaiensis, one DNA window encodes the following:
- a CDS encoding Dps family protein — translation MSTNDIGLKIKDSKVLASKLNALLANYQVYYQNLRNFHWNVTGPNFFELHAKFEELYNAAALNIDETAERVLTLGERPLSSYEEYIEHAVIKEAKLVTDAKQMVEITRDNLNSLLELERETLELAGEQGDEGTDALMSEYITAKEKVVWMLSAYLK, via the coding sequence ATGAGCACAAATGATATTGGTTTAAAAATAAAAGACAGCAAAGTTTTAGCATCGAAGTTAAATGCCCTACTTGCGAATTATCAGGTATACTATCAAAACCTTAGAAATTTTCATTGGAATGTCACAGGACCTAACTTCTTTGAATTACATGCAAAATTTGAGGAGTTATATAATGCAGCCGCTCTCAATATCGATGAAACAGCCGAAAGAGTGCTGACTTTGGGAGAAAGACCTTTGTCTTCGTATGAAGAGTATATCGAGCACGCAGTTATAAAAGAAGCAAAATTGGTTACAGATGCCAAGCAAATGGTGGAGATTACTCGTGACAATTTGAATAGCCTTTTGGAGTTGGAGAGAGAAACATTGGAATTGGCAGGTGAGCAAGGCGACGAAGGTACTGATGCCTTGATGAGTGAATATATCACTGCGAAAGAAAAAGTAGTGTGGATGTTATCTGCTTATTTGAAGTAA
- the mnmH gene encoding tRNA 2-selenouridine(34) synthase MnmH, whose translation MTEQLVSLEQFLALRATLPLIDARSEGEFAQAHIVGAYNLPILNDEERKLVGTIYKQKSSEAAVLKGFELVGPRFADIMKEAMQICPKKKVLLYCWRGGMRSQILSWLLSMVGFQVFRLEGGYKNYRTATFESVRKPLLLLVLGGRTGVGKTVLLQKLKNQGEAILDLEGLAHHKGSAFGGIGQLSQPSNEYFENLLAEEIWGLPADKPIWVENESRKIGTVILPDVFFTQLQSAPMIEIIQSREQRIKHIAAEYASLPRADLQAAIKKLSKKLGGLRTQLALEALEEGLHARWIDEILSYYDKFYDYDLENNHANILKSLDFTDVKWDEGVQILLKTKNELTWKKK comes from the coding sequence ATGACTGAACAGCTTGTAAGTTTAGAACAATTTTTAGCCCTGAGAGCTACCTTACCTCTGATAGATGCAAGGAGTGAGGGGGAGTTTGCTCAAGCCCACATCGTGGGGGCTTACAATCTTCCTATTTTAAATGATGAAGAAAGAAAACTCGTAGGGACTATTTATAAACAAAAAAGCTCAGAGGCAGCGGTACTCAAGGGCTTTGAATTGGTTGGACCTCGGTTTGCAGATATCATGAAGGAAGCCATGCAGATTTGTCCTAAGAAAAAAGTGTTACTGTATTGTTGGAGAGGGGGGATGAGAAGTCAAATTTTATCATGGCTCCTGAGTATGGTAGGATTTCAAGTTTTTAGGTTAGAAGGTGGGTATAAAAACTACCGAACCGCTACGTTTGAAAGCGTAAGAAAACCACTTTTACTCCTAGTCTTAGGTGGGCGTACGGGTGTTGGAAAGACGGTGTTACTTCAGAAGCTTAAAAATCAAGGAGAGGCTATTCTTGATTTGGAAGGGTTGGCCCATCACAAAGGATCGGCCTTTGGAGGTATCGGCCAACTATCGCAACCAAGCAATGAATACTTTGAAAATCTTTTGGCGGAAGAAATTTGGGGATTGCCTGCGGATAAACCCATTTGGGTGGAAAACGAAAGCAGAAAAATAGGGACGGTTATCTTACCTGATGTTTTTTTTACTCAACTGCAGTCGGCACCTATGATTGAGATTATTCAATCGAGAGAGCAACGAATCAAACATATTGCAGCCGAATATGCTTCCTTACCTAGAGCAGACTTACAAGCGGCTATAAAAAAGCTTTCCAAAAAACTGGGAGGTTTGCGGACACAGCTGGCATTAGAGGCTTTAGAAGAGGGCTTGCACGCACGATGGATCGATGAAATCTTATCCTACTACGACAAATTCTACGATTATGACTTGGAAAATAATCATGCGAATATCTTGAAAAGTCTAGATTTTACGGATGTCAAATGGGACGAAGGGGTGCAAATTCTGTTGAAAACAAAAAATGAATTGACATGGAAGAAAAAGTAA